CCTACTATGACGTCTACTTTCTCGCCGACGACGGGAGTGGAAACTGGCTGTTTCACACCATTACGAACCAAATCTCGGCGACGACGCCTCCGATCAACTACCTCGGCCAGGCACATCTGACCGTCAAGGCCATCGCACCGCTCGCCACCGGCTCGCAGGGATCGTTCGTGACGCCCATCTCGCAGACGAGCATGAAGGTGTCGTTCACGCGTTGAACCGGCGACCATTTGCACCCCAAGCGTGCCCGGAAGCCGCGCAAGCGTCATCAACGCTTCCCAACGCTGCGGAACCCTTCCGATCAGCACCCCTCCCGGCCGTCCAAGGATCGCAACGATTCGTCACGATTCACAGAGATTTTGCTACCAATTTGCTACCAGCGATCGAGCAACTCCTCA
The sequence above is drawn from the Deltaproteobacteria bacterium genome and encodes:
- a CDS encoding helix-turn-helix domain-containing protein translates to MAVSHHYEPNLGDDASDQLPRPGTSDRQGHRTARHRLAGIVRDAHLADEHEGVVHALNRRPFAPQACPEAAQASSTLPNAAEPFRSAPLPAVQGSQRFVTIHRDFATNLLPAIEQLLTVRQVAQFLGVCTATVYKWAAEGVLPHVRIVNVIRIRPEDLTRFVNERSR